In Osmerus mordax isolate fOsmMor3 chromosome 16, fOsmMor3.pri, whole genome shotgun sequence, the genomic stretch ttatcggtcgggctctaatcAGCATAAAGCAGTTGACTTTGCTCCAAGTggcatttcccccaaaacaattCACTGCAGTGCAAAGTACACGCCAACTGTGGCTTCATCACAAGATGGAAGACATGCTGCTGGGATTGGTTAACTCTAGCGAGCAAGTCTAAAGGCTAGAGCTGATGTTTAATCAGGTGAACAGCCAACAATTGGAGAGGGCCTAGCTCTTGCCAacaggccacacacactgttccatgATGAACTAGTCTAATTGATATAATTAATCCTAAACAATACAAATGTGATCTTGCCTTTATGTGCATGATGGCTAAAGAGCTCTGAACACTTTCAGTAATGGACTAATGTACAAACAAAAACGTACACGGACGGAAACAAGGATGCAACTTATTTGGAAAGCCTTAGTTAGTGAGAGACAACAATTAGTATTTTCACATCTCACTAAAAGAACCTTCCAAAAAATTCCGTCCTACATTTGAATCCCCAAGTGCCTTGGAGATGATGTGCCAACCCCATGGCTGGGCTGTTCATGCATGATGGCACATGGGGGGAATGAAGAAGTTACCCATGAGTCTCCACCCCACAACTCCCAGTTCCCCACATTGAAGTTGCGGGGTCCACCTGCTATGCCGTGGAAAGAATGTGAGCGCTAAAGCACAAAGAGAAAGCAGTACCATTTGTTTAGTCATTCCAAGTCATTGGAACTCCTTGAACAAACCAACCCGTTTTAATCTCGGACAACATTACTGTCAACATGACAAAAGTGGAATATGTTTCTATTACACCATTTAGTTTTTGTTATACTACTAGCTTGTTTAGAGACTGTTTAAATCAAAGGGACTAAATCGTGCGAGGCCGAAACAAAGATGATAACTTTACCTTGCTTGTAGAAGCCTTGTAGGTGGTCTTCAGCTTTTGAGACAGTTGGCTTGTGCTATGACTCGCTGGAAACAAACAAGAAAGATGTACAGAAAAGTGAACTCCAAGGCACAGATTTTCTGACTGGAATCGTGTATGGCATGGCATCTTGGAACGCAAAGCTATGCTAACCTATAAAGCAATGCAGAATGTCAAAAGTAATGTTTGGGCATCAAACCTTTTGCTTTAAGGGCTCCCTTGGTGAGGTCTCCCCCTTCAATGGTTTGACCTTCAGCCGTTAAGCGATCATTGAGGGTTTCGATCTCTCTGCGCACTGCAAAGCATTGAAAGCAACGTTGTCACCCATGAAACATCAACATCAATCAcagccttacatttacatttagtcatttagctgacgctcttatccagagtgacatacagtaagtacagggacattcccccgaggcaagtagggtgaagtgcgttgcccaaggacacaacgtttattttggcacggccaggaattgaaccagcgaccttctgattactagcctgattctctaaccggtcagccacctgactcccttagcgCATGCAGGTTCCTGCCGTTCATTTCAAAGCGATGTACTCAAGCAGTCCGTGTGCTCTACTTACACTCAATGTTTTCAATGTAGAGGTTTTCAAACTCCCTCTCAATCTGGCCAAACAGGTCCAGAAGATTGCTCCTCAATGACAAGGGCAGTTTGGAATCCTGCAGAAAGGAAAACACAGGAGTATAATGTTAAATCAAGAGCATCAAAAGACTGCAGATACCGTATCAGACGGCATAGACTAAAACACTGAAAAAGGCTACATGTACAGTAAATTGCAAGGAACTCGCAATGCTACTTTTATAGTACATCTATGATAGCTTCAAGTTAAAGATAGGTACTAGTTGTTTGGTACTACTGTAATGGAGGGATGTGGGCCAACGACTAATAGCTAAGGATTTGGAATACTAAGATCTAAGGATTTGCAATATGAAGATCTAAGGATTTGGAAACCACTTGTAACTCTACGTTCCCTACTACAACACAATGCAGCAATTTCAAAGACTCTTAGGATGCATGGTACACTCGTTggtaacaaaaaaacatttgtaccTGGACCTTTAAGTAAAGTTACAAATGTGCTATAGAAAGATGATATGTaatgtatctatctatctttaGAAAGCAGAATCTAAAGAACTAGTTTAGTACAGACTCCTACTGTGGACAAAATAAGAGCAATGTCCTCAGCAGCTATGGAGTCTTTTTAAGGAGCTCAGTGGAGCGTACTAATTGCATTCACAGGCTCAGTAGCCAGGCTGGATGTTGTAGGAAGGGACAAGGACAGTGTGCCAGAGTGAAGGGCCCTGTGGACAGAGTGGTTCAAAAGCTACTGCTGAGGGGTATTCGATAGAACCTGTCTCTaagatttattttcctttttacaGAAGCATGACTCATTTAAGAGTGTGTAGGCTAACCGTTCTGATGGTTAAGAGGATAAACACATTTTGTGTGTTGAAGACGGCTCAAGTCTAGGAACTATTTAACAGGGTACACACAACTACATTATATTCTGctacattgtcaacatttctaacaccCAACTTACCTCCATCCTCAAGTAGGTTTCCAGATTTTCTGAAGACTATGACCATTCAAAACAGGTCAGAGTAAAAACAAGAAGTCATAAGAGAGTAAAAGCCGAAAAAGAAACAGTTCCCTTTTCTGTCACAATGTGGTTCCCACAACTTGAAATCAGATAAAACAATGTTTTAAATGGCCAGACAAACAAGATGCAACTTCTCTCTTGAGTTGGTTGCTTTCCCTTTTTATGTAGTGGCTGTGGTATAAAGGAACTGACTGATAAAGTCAGCCTCCTTAATTACGAGGCAGAACTGAGCAAATCAGAATCAAGGACTTCATCTCCTTGTTAAATTTGCAGTGTGAGGAACATTTCCTGGTTTAAGATGTAACAAATTATTACACATGGGGGCTTTTAAATAATATTGACATTTCTGTTTTTGAGGAGAGACAAATCATTAATCAACTGGTTGGAAATTCAAAGATTGTAATAATTCACATAGCACAGTTTCCACTCTATAATTAGATTGTACCAGACGTATCAGACTGGTTGTATTACTTCACTTTAGAGTTCAGCCCACTCATCATCTCAGATGGTTTATAAACTAAAATGATTTGGCCATTTCTCCTTAGACAGCTAAATTGACAGTGGGGAAAGAACCTCAAGGCTAACATTCATTGATTCTTCAGATacacttagaaaaacaacaatgtGGTCACTAAACTGATGGATGTCAGTCTAATTAAGCCTACTTAAAATAAGTGAGCTTTATGGTACTTGACACAAGAATAAGAAAAAAGGTAGGCCAAAAGTAGCAGCCTAGCTATTGCAATGTCATTACTACCCTATCCAATTCCTCTGGAAACTCACACACCTGATCAACATAATGCAGAACATATGTATCGAGCACCCATGCTTAGTGTTAAAAACGTATTTAGCACTAAACAGTGTCTACTGTTTAGTGACTCCCTCTGATTTAACCCTctccaactgactccctctgaTTTAACCATCTGGTCCCTTCATTTTCCCTTTGGCTTTCTGCCCTCACCTGTCCCTCCAGCATGTCTCTCTGCAAGCCTGTGCGTTCCTGCTCGGTGCTGTTGGTCCTGCGGATGGACAGGCTGTGGGACTTGCGCTTCTGTTTGGCCTGACGGGCGGCAGCACTGCTTCCACTTTCTACAGGcatccctcctcacacacctacTGAACCTCCAATCTGTGGAGGAGAAACCAGCAGGCAAATGATCAAACACCCAAGTACAATGGATCTGTTTCAAAGAAGCTAGTTTACTAACAGTGTTCCTGACAACAAAATGTCATTTTTGTTGTATAAAAAAAACCCGGTTCGGGCAGGAGATTAAAAAACCACTgtagctaaatgtaaactaaGAAACAATCTAATTAACAGCGCTTGCGTTCAAGAGAGGCAATTTAATATAATGGTTATCATCATGTTGTGGATCATGACTCAAGTGATAGAATTTTTGGGCCTGGCCTAGCTGACTTGCTACTACTAGCATTAAGCTAACCATACTGTTTCAGGTAGCCTGATCTATCTACGTTTTCGTCATATGACAGGTAAAAGGTCTGAATGCAGCAATTTTCCACATGTAGTTAACCTAAAAGCTCATTTACATCAGTATGGCCGTAGAGTAATTTACACGCATGACTGTCATATTCAAGTCAGTAAACAGACAGGCAAAATATTTGGGTTAACTAGCAATCTACTTAGTTAGCTACTTAGCTAGCAAGCAAGACTATTACCACAGCTTGCTCGCTACTTCAGCTAGCTGCTGCTGTACGCTCGCATTACTTGCAAAATGCATAGCAAGACAGCAATCGAGGTAGTTTCCCTTCCTTCCATTCGGACATTCATTTACTACATTAGGTACAGCACCTCACCTCAGTCAAACAGTTCTAACTAGCAAAGCTAGTAAATGCTTGTCTACATGACGGGCACTGTAATGTAGGTTGTGatcagctagctaactagctatctTGCTAACAGAACAGCTAGACTGGTTTGCTCGCTAGCTGCAGAAGACTGTACAATTAACATACTTACAAGAACGACTATATATGCAGGTGTGTATTCCAAGTTGTATGAATGTGTCCAGCGACCATCTTTTAACAGACGGACAAATCTTTTTAATTGGCTTGGCTGCATACAGCCTAGGGTCCTTGTTGACGTCTCACCAATGTCCCCTATGTCAAAACAGTTGGGAAGAGCCGACTTGATTAGCTTCATCCGGGACACCAGAGAAAGTGACGCCTTTTATGAGCCCATTTCAGACAAACTCAACCTCTGTTAATGTTCAATAACACCCTGAACAGATGGTGATAACAAAGATTCAGACTATGTTGATCCTCATTCGTAGATGATGGGTTATGTTTGAAATGTACTGCTAAAATGTGTGAGAAGTCTGCAGCTACTTGAAAAACACACAATGAAGCACTGGTTGACAGTACATTTATTCAGGGGCTACTTAAATCATGATACATATTTGTCATGTGATAACTGCAAGTTACACactttcatatatatatatatattttttttactgtatacAGTCAGTAAAAAAATGACACTTGTGCCACAATGTGTAAATATTAATATGTATTGTGTTGACAGTTTTATATTCCAAATAAGCCATTCAAAAGGACTGTTGAACTGCACCCTGATaagcccccaccccacctgctTAAGTTCCTGCTTCTGACCAACGTCTAGACAAGTAATCAAACAGGCAAGTTTATCTGCGATCATTGGTCCCAGATTTCCTCTTTCCTGAAAATAGATGCTTAGGCTTGAGGTCAAAGACATGTCTGTCcgcctctcccttcttcccctcgcGATTTATTTCTTTCTGGGAGTGCTTCATCATCTTCTTAGCCTTCCTTGCCATCTGTGGAAGAAATAAGGTTTAGTTTGCAAGGAGGGAATAGCTAAGATTTTAATTGCCTGCAGGTCAAGAGCTTGCAGGTTTAAATCTTCCCTGTACTGTATGTAGCTTTTGACATGACAAGTGTCTGCTAAGAATACCTTACAGATCAAGCCAAAAGTTTCTCAACTGAAATGTCAAGCaaatattaaaatgtatttgaaatGCATAAAGAGCACACCTTTGGTACACAAACTGAACACAAGCAATCATGCGCCTCCCAAAGAGATGTACATTGCATACCTTGGCATCACGCACGCCAGACTGGTCGCGAGGGGGACGAGAAGCACTCTGGCTCCGCGTGCGAGAGATGGGGGGTGCAGAGACCTCACGCTTCCTCTTCTGGGTCACACTCCGGGATCTACGAGCCTGCCCTGCGTAGTGACTCTGAAACAACAAAGACGTTTAAATACGTGTGTGTACTCAaaatgaagtgtgtgtctgtgcatactATGTTTTTGTGAAGCAGAGAATCATGAGGAACTTACATCATCCTTATCAGTCATGTCCAGACCAAGATCTCCCATTTCCTTCTCAATAGTCTTTCTGTCAACCTGTGATACAATGCAAATTTCGTCTCAAATTTCGTCTCACAAAACAAGTGAACACGTCATTATAAATCGGCAACAAATAACATTCAAAATACATGCATCGTACCTTTTTGGCCGTCCTGGGCAGTCTGGGGCCGTGCACATCCTTGTCTTTGGAGGCTACAATCTTCAACTTCTTTTTCTCCCTGATCTGTTTGGCCAGCATGCGGATCTCCTGCATCTCCTCGTCTTCGCTCTCCTCGTCAGAATCATACTCCCCAGccttctccttcagctcctcctccttctccagctccaccaggtTCTATGGACACATGGAGAGATATGTTTAGTTAACTAGTAGCATGGTTGGTCCTGCAGCTTACtgggtattatttttcatacaaGACATCAACACCGATGAAAGGTCGAAGACTACTGCCACTGCATTTACCTTCATGATTTCTGGATCAATGTAATCTGCAATGTTGTGACCCTCCCAGATTTCGGGAATGATATCATGTTTCTCGTCTTGGTTCATCAGATCCCAGTATTCTAAGAAACAAAATCACAATAATTTTAGATAACTATACGCAGTACACATGGCAAACATAATCATACGAGTAAACGTGTTTACATACTCTGCAAGTCGAGTACATAGTCATCTCCAAGCTCCATCTCCAGATCCCTCTCCTGTGATAGTAAATAGAAACATGTTATTTAGCAACTTTCTAATTTCACTTTACACTGCAGACAAATGTAGATTTTTTGAGGCAAGATGCAAACAAACTTCACAAAACATTTAGCAGTTGTattcaaatgttctaatgatACCAAACATACCGTTCTGCGTTTGGGAGCATCCACTTCCATTGCTTTCCTTCGGACTGTAGCCCCCTCTGGGATGAAAGGTGGTCTGTCCTACAAATAGAAACAAATAATACCTTAGTGTCTACTGTGACTTCAACTTCAACAGTCAACTGAGTGGACTGAGTACAGAGTGAAATAAATCGCTTCTCAGGGGTTACCTTCTCATCTCTTTTAGCAGGCACAGCCAAATGCAGTCTGTTGAGGACATCATGGACTTTCTTGCCCTTCATTTTGTTGTCAACGCGGTGAGCCAACAGTTTGTCACAAGCCTGTaattcaagaaaaaaaaaaaaaacgttatatTTAAAACATTTCAACATGATGCTAGTTGGTAACCTAAAGTGCAGTGCTCACCTCTGTTTTTACTTGGATCACTCCCTCTTCGGTTAAAGTGCTCGTCTCAATGACAGGAATGCCCTCTGCCAAGATGTCAGCAAAGATtttctagaacatgcaggaacaCTTTTAGAAACAGATCCCATAGAGAAGACAGTGATATCAAAACTACAAATTATTAATTTGTAcattttgaggttcatgtttaattgtaacttgtttaactacatgctcttatggttcttccctttggcacttatttgatttttcacaatgtatgcttcatgttttggctacccgcaatgtttggggctctgGTTGTTATGGTTagtgcacttttgtaaagctctctcttggaagtcgctttggataaaagcgtctgctaaatgaataaatgtatataAAAGACTAGAGTATAGAACCACCAACCTGGTTTTCATCAGACAATTCGCTGATCTTTTTGACATCGCACTTGTTAGCCACAACTAGCAGAGGCTGAAGGAAGCAAGAAAATAACGTTAACATTTAACACAAACAGATCATCTGTACAAATTATGAAAACACAATTGGTTTGAAATGGCAAACCAAGCAGTGAGTTTTTTTTCAAGATCTTGTATTGAACAAATTCCGTTTTAACCTTGTTGGCAAACAGAGGCCTGATGTTGTTGAACAgctccagctgctgctccagGGTTTGACCACACTGCTCTGACGGGTCCATGATGTAGAGCACGGCAGCACGCAGGTGGGCCAGGGCGGTGATGGCCTGCATCTCAAtggtgttcctctcctccaatgGGTGATCCAGGATCCCAGGGGTGTCCACCACCTACAGTCACAGGATGGAATTGAAAGTTACAGTTTGAAACGTTTCATGTCAACGTTTTGATTGATGTTGACAGACATCTCCGTGATGCATTCTGAATATACGGAGGTGGCGTGGGTGTTTATCCACTCACGGGTAGTTATCAATCATAAATAGAACACATTTGATAACATGAAGACATTCAGATTTTACTGTGGTGTGGTTATGGATGGCTAGGGAGTTTAGGCTGAATCTGTCTTACCTGCCAGCGAAGGTACTTGTAGTCCATATGTCCAACAAACAGGGACTTGGTGGTGAAAGCATAGGGCTGGACATCTACATCAGCTCTGGTGACCTAAGGGACATATTTCATGTGATCATTGATGCACAAGTCTTAAAACACATTGCTGTTCCTTGTTTAAACAAAAGGTCTGTCAGAATAGGTCTATGTACCTTGTTGATGAAACTGGACTTTCCCACATTGGGATAACCACAGAGCAGCAGAGTTCGTGTGTTGGGATCGATTGAGGGCAAACGAGAAAGATGCTGGCGTACTGTGAAGACAAGCATAAGCAAATATAAAACACCACATCACACAGTGtatttatgaattgtgtagTTAGTAGTAATGTACCTTGCTCTAGATATTCCAAGCTTTGCTTCTGTCGTTTCAGAATGGTGCACATGCGACCCAGAGCCGCTCTCTTCAGTTGCTTACACCGGTACAGAGAATCTCCATACTTCATGAGACGAACATAATCTTTAGCAACACTGCAATAATAATCAAAATTGTCTATTCCAACCCCATTTAGAACACACATAAACCTGTCCAGGTGTACAATAGATAAAATGCTTACTTGTCAATCAAATTCTTGGCAATGTTTATTTGTCCCAACGCCAGCTTGTAATGGTCTTTGTCATACAAGACATTCATCAAATCAGCATAGAATGGATGGATATcctgcaggagagacagcaATATTTGATTTAGTATTCTGAGTATTTTGAGTGATAATATTGAAGAATGAATCTCAGTACTTACGTCCAACTTGGGGAAGTCTGTAAGGATCTGACTTAGTCTGTCATGGTAGCTTTGCTGGGTGAATTTCACTTTGCGCATGTAAAAATGTCTGATACGGTGGATTGCGTAATGTTTGTGGACTACTGTCGGTGTCTTCCTTTGAGTTTTGGATAAAGTGATGTCGATGAAGTCCTGAAAGGAAAACGGGGCAGAAGCGTAAACATGCAAATGTAAACATCTCTTCGAACACACTTTACAAATATACATTCACCTATTCACAATAATATACTGGGTTTGTTTTATATTTGTAAATTTATGTCGTTGAGCAAGCGGTTTAAAACCCATGAAAAATGACTGACAAGTCATTTTGAGGTTTAACTGGCCTCACTGCGGAACACGTGTCTCCATGCGAACACATTCTTTTACGATTCACGCCATGTTTTTGCGTGTTAAGTAGCTAACAGcggcaaaacaaacaaaatagtcAGTTGAACATTCATTTGTAAGAACCTTTATATGTTTATATAATTACCTTTGATGTGGGGACCACCATAATCTTCTTAAAATTGTAAAGTGCCATTTTTGCAGAACACGACGGTCCGCTGACGGCACGGGAAAGGACGGAACTCTCGGAAGGAGTGCTGTTAACAAGAGGGACTCGTGAGAGGAAAGTCTAGAGCCTTTTTTAATCTGCCCCCCAGAGTTGTAGTCGGATATTGCACCTACAGTACAAAATGAGACAG encodes the following:
- the gtpbp4 gene encoding nucleolar GTP-binding protein 1 produces the protein MALYNFKKIMVVPTSKDFIDITLSKTQRKTPTVVHKHYAIHRIRHFYMRKVKFTQQSYHDRLSQILTDFPKLDDIHPFYADLMNVLYDKDHYKLALGQINIAKNLIDNVAKDYVRLMKYGDSLYRCKQLKRAALGRMCTILKRQKQSLEYLEQVRQHLSRLPSIDPNTRTLLLCGYPNVGKSSFINKVTRADVDVQPYAFTTKSLFVGHMDYKYLRWQVVDTPGILDHPLEERNTIEMQAITALAHLRAAVLYIMDPSEQCGQTLEQQLELFNNIRPLFANKPLLVVANKCDVKKISELSDENQKIFADILAEGIPVIETSTLTEEGVIQVKTEACDKLLAHRVDNKMKGKKVHDVLNRLHLAVPAKRDEKDRPPFIPEGATVRRKAMEVDAPKRRTERDLEMELGDDYVLDLQKYWDLMNQDEKHDIIPEIWEGHNIADYIDPEIMKNLVELEKEEELKEKAGEYDSDEESEDEEMQEIRMLAKQIREKKKLKIVASKDKDVHGPRLPRTAKKVDRKTIEKEMGDLGLDMTDKDDSHYAGQARRSRSVTQKRKREVSAPPISRTRSQSASRPPRDQSGVRDAKMARKAKKMMKHSQKEINREGKKGEADRHVFDLKPKHLFSGKRKSGTNDRR